In the Marinobacter sp. Arc7-DN-1 genome, CGTGTGCCCGGACAGCACCAGACCACCCGGGCCACTGCCCAGAGTTGCAATCAGGTTGAACTTGCCGGGCGTGCCCGGCACTGGCAGGATCTCCACGGAAAACCCAAGAGCTTCCAGCCACTCAGCCAGGGTTCGTACCACCGGTTCGTTGCTATGATCCCACTCCGCTGAGGCACTGCTGATGGACGGCAGGGATACCAGGCGGGCAAGCATGTCACGAATGCCCGGCACCGCTGAGGTATTGCTATCGGACTGCGACATAGTTTCCTCTCAGATTCCCAATGGACTCATTGTGCACGGCCGCGCCGCCACACTTCAAAGTTGGTAATGACCCGGATCAGCATCGGGTAGGCGACTTCTCCGCCCGCAACCAGCCGGGCCACCTCAAGTTCCTTTTCGCTGACACTTACCAGACGGCCGTCCACAACCTTGTCGTTGGAGAGCGTCACCCTGACCTTATGATCAATCCACTGGTCCGCATTCGCCATATCAGCCACATACCAGCCTTCGACGCCGGTGTTTTCCCGCGGCACGACAGGTGCTACGGCGACGTCTGACGTTTCCGCCATCACTGGTTGGGTTTCCGTGAGATAAACATCAGGGACCCCCGCGCCATTATAGCGCACTGGCCAGCCACGACCGGTCTGCTCCACCTCTTCAGTTCTGACCGGGATACCGAACAAGGCGTCGCCGGGCCGGAGACTCACCGTAAGCTCACCACCTTCCAGTAACCACTGCCGATACAGTGCCTTCAACTGACCACTTGGCTCCAGCCCCCGGGCTTCCAGCCCCGCTACAAGGGCGTCCAGTGAACGCCTGGCCCATTCATCGGGCTTAACGCCTGCCTCACGGGCGCAATAGGCGGCGATGCGGCGCATCAGGCCAGCATCCCGCAGGGTCAGCTGCAGAGGCTCCGTGCCGCTTGATACCGTGACTTCTCCGTCCTGCAAACGGACTCTGGCCGCTGGCCAGTCCAGTTCCAGGCTACCAGTGCTGATGGTATTAAGCTCGGCATGGATACGGTCGGGATCCTGTTGCAGAAAGGCTTCGCCAGCCAGGCCGGTAATCCCCATCCGGATAAGATCCCCGCTTCCAAGCTGCTGACGGGGATCCGGAGCACAGGAGAGAACAAACAGGGCCTGCTCGCCTTCGCTGTTCACACCCTCCGCAGTCACCCAGCTGCGCAACATGGTGGGGTCCAGGGTCAGACTCAGACCATCCAGTCTCACAGACCACTGCGGCAGCATTCGGGAGGGGTCGGCGAGGCCAGTCAGCAGGTTGACCGGAGAGCCGGCATCAAACTCAGCACGGGCTATGTTCAGGGGCTGGGTCAGTTCAAAATCCTGCCAGCTGGCGCCATTGAGAACCAGGCGCCCCTCAATACCGGAACTGATACCGCCCCGGTGCAGTACGCCGTATTGCTCCAGCGCCTGCCGTGCGTCCGCCATGCGCTGGTCTGCCAGCCACCAGACGCCCGCCTTGAACGCGGCAAAGCCGACCAGGACCAGTATTACCAGCGTCGTTAACAGGCGCCTCATCCGGGAACTCCTTGCCGGGTGCCGTCAGTTACGGGAAATCAGGGTGCCGACACCCTCATCGGTGAAGATTTCCAGCAGGCAGGCATGGGCGACCCTGCCGTCGATAATATGGGCCGTGCGCACGCCATTCTCCACCGCACTCAGGGCACACCGGATCTTCGGCAGCATTCCCCCGTGGATGGTGCCATCCTCAATGAGCTCATTGACCTGTTTTGCCGTCAGCCCGGTCAGCACCTTATCGTCCTTGCTCTTCAGCCCGGACACATTGGTAAGCAATATCAGCTTCTCGGCCTTCATGGCTTCCGCCACCTTGCCGGCTACCAGGTCCGCGTTAATGTTGTAGGAAGCACCGTCCGGCCCCACCCCGATGGGCGCGATCACCGGAATCACATTGCTGCGGGTGAGCATATCGATAACATCCACGTTGACACTGGCAACCTCGCCCACATGACCGATATCGATGATTTCCGGGCGTTCCAGTTCCGGAGAACGGTTAACAACTTCAAGCTTCCGCGCCCGGATCAGGTTGGCATCCTTTCCGGTGAGGCCCAATGCGGTACCACCTTGAGCATTAATCAGCGAGACAATTTCCTTGTTCACCTGCCCCCCGAGCACCATTTCCACCACATCCATGGTTTCAGCATCGGTAACCCGCATGCCGTTGACAAACCGGGATTGAATATTCAGGCGCTCCAGCAGCTCCCCGATCTGGGGGCCGCCACCGTGAACCACTATCGGGTTGATGCCCACCAGTTTCATCAGCACCACGTCACGGGCGAAGCTGCTCTTCAGGTCCTCGTTCTCCATGGCGTTGCCGCCGTACTTGATAACAACGGTCTTGCCGGTAAATCTTTGAATATAGGGCAAGCCCCGGCTGAGTACCGAAGCCACCTGCATTGCTGTTTCACGATCCAGCGTCATGTGTATGCCTTGCTAATCCTGAGTTAAAATGACCTGCGAAAACCCGCCGGGGAAGTTGTTCAGAAGTCTGCCACCAGATCCGGCGCCGCCTTCCGCAGCTGTTCCCGGAAGACAGCCTTGATGCGTTCGAGGGCGTCCTCGGTCTCTGCCTCAAAGCGCAGGACCAGAACCGGCGTGGTATTCGATGCCCGGCACAAGCCCCAGCCGTCGGCGTAATCCACCCGAATGCCGTCAATGGTACTGATGTTGCCGTCACCAAAGTCTCCCGCTTCACCGAGACGCGCAATAATCTCGAACTTGGTGCTCTCCGTCACCTCGACATTCAGCTC is a window encoding:
- a CDS encoding acetylornithine deacetylase encodes the protein MRRLLTTLVILVLVGFAAFKAGVWWLADQRMADARQALEQYGVLHRGGISSGIEGRLVLNGASWQDFELTQPLNIARAEFDAGSPVNLLTGLADPSRMLPQWSVRLDGLSLTLDPTMLRSWVTAEGVNSEGEQALFVLSCAPDPRQQLGSGDLIRMGITGLAGEAFLQQDPDRIHAELNTISTGSLELDWPAARVRLQDGEVTVSSGTEPLQLTLRDAGLMRRIAAYCAREAGVKPDEWARRSLDALVAGLEARGLEPSGQLKALYRQWLLEGGELTVSLRPGDALFGIPVRTEEVEQTGRGWPVRYNGAGVPDVYLTETQPVMAETSDVAVAPVVPRENTGVEGWYVADMANADQWIDHKVRVTLSNDKVVDGRLVSVSEKELEVARLVAGGEVAYPMLIRVITNFEVWRRGRAQ
- the argB gene encoding acetylglutamate kinase; this translates as MTLDRETAMQVASVLSRGLPYIQRFTGKTVVIKYGGNAMENEDLKSSFARDVVLMKLVGINPIVVHGGGPQIGELLERLNIQSRFVNGMRVTDAETMDVVEMVLGGQVNKEIVSLINAQGGTALGLTGKDANLIRARKLEVVNRSPELERPEIIDIGHVGEVASVNVDVIDMLTRSNVIPVIAPIGVGPDGASYNINADLVAGKVAEAMKAEKLILLTNVSGLKSKDDKVLTGLTAKQVNELIEDGTIHGGMLPKIRCALSAVENGVRTAHIIDGRVAHACLLEIFTDEGVGTLISRN